The Halalkalibaculum roseum genome window below encodes:
- a CDS encoding DUF6090 family protein has protein sequence MLNFFRTIRKNLIEQANVRKYLLYAIGEILLVVIGILIALQFNTWKEERQHQLSEQTFYQTILDDLENDQKKMKHLSTFYKNRIENLSWLLNRVRNPDLGVKPEEFGIHTEPLYYNESAISFDATFEAAKSGGAFEKFSNKELLKKLVEYYSNFKQREDVLSSTLRFLENSFEPLMAAVPNDFLTEKTSDQVLTSDGNKGFYTLMESIQDQRNIDTQKQIENFLQETEFESYLIGDLGRSFNMTSQLELRSTQIMSLQEEIKSYLYD, from the coding sequence ATGCTAAATTTCTTCCGCACAATTCGTAAAAATCTTATAGAGCAGGCCAATGTTCGAAAGTATCTGCTCTATGCCATCGGTGAGATCCTACTAGTGGTGATAGGCATTTTGATTGCCCTGCAGTTCAACACCTGGAAAGAGGAACGTCAACATCAACTCAGTGAGCAAACTTTCTATCAGACTATTTTGGATGACTTGGAGAATGATCAAAAGAAAATGAAGCATCTCTCCACCTTTTACAAAAACAGAATTGAAAACCTGTCCTGGCTACTCAATCGGGTGAGAAACCCAGACCTGGGAGTGAAACCTGAGGAATTTGGAATACATACCGAACCGCTCTATTACAATGAATCGGCGATCAGTTTTGATGCAACTTTTGAAGCAGCCAAAAGCGGAGGAGCCTTTGAAAAATTCTCCAACAAAGAACTTTTGAAAAAATTGGTCGAATACTATTCCAATTTCAAACAAAGAGAAGATGTGCTTTCCTCCACGCTTCGATTTCTGGAAAACTCCTTTGAGCCTTTAATGGCTGCTGTCCCAAATGATTTTTTGACTGAAAAGACGTCTGATCAAGTGTTGACCAGCGATGGAAACAAAGGATTTTATACTTTGATGGAATCTATTCAGGATCAAAGAAATATAGACACACAAAAACAGATAGAGAACTTTTTACAAGAGACGGAATTTGAGTCTTACCTCATCGGAGACCTTGGACGGTCTTTCAACATGACAAGCCAATTGGAACTTCGTTCTACTCAAATAATGTCCCTTCAGGAAGAAATCAAATCTTACCTCTATGATTAG
- a CDS encoding ATP-binding protein, whose protein sequence is MKLTQQQLEEARSVYDIFWNSYQGGDLDAFSATLDDKFEMIGTSETERCHTKAGGIAFFKQQMEELIGNVEMRNRQVSTAEIDGLVQIIELCDIYTLAENNWSFYSKFRSSTLLRETPEGWKIASQHGSFPDIRVQEGETLAIDKIHRENLELRDAVKRRTAELENKTRELEIEAAIERVRVESMAMQHPDDLNRVNRELLNQLNNLQVEGLTGVSIWLIDKDGMVTAWDLSSPGNMGDPNSATVRYNPNKYDLLGEPWRMIQESGDDYFVLDYPVEKLEKAIDEWKKVDPSVAAGFREALANGKLTHQWNPIARHPHGILSIDLISPPSADTREIVIKMAGAFSLAYRRFLDLQKAEAQAREAQIIASMERVRAAAMAMHNSSELSSVLSTLFEQFDILGINPSHAVLTLINKEKNTLTFRTTGKNGYRVFAEQEVDLNVVDDWVDTAEKWKKSTPNAVNVNEYPPEILPDVWEVYGDIISTIPKNAVPEIKDFPEGLFITEGYCKFGYIGFAHHREPTDEKKDIVRRIAAEFGTLYQRFLDLQKAEAQTREAEIQLALERVRARTMAMQKSDELGDVIALISELMESLQIPVHDGVALITFNEDSKDLNEWMANEGFETATNFHLPYFDHPVISNLWKAREQGQKELIQRYSAEENQSFLNHIFQHTDFRHTPEPVKEYCIAAETYATTIAFQKNTAIFINDYSGVSLTDAEMSILHRFAKEFDQTYTRFLDLLKAEAQAREAQIETALERVRSRSMGMQTSAELQNVVKVIFNQLAQFNINAEHAGIVVDYKPKKDWSFWVAETQDLPAKVTVPYLDSIWDRQFTKAKKTGTGFFTTQLNFEEKNSFYKTMLPHIEGLTEKATEFYFNCPGLAISTAIEKDIGLYIENFTGTPYNEEENAILKRFAKVFQQTYTRFLDLQRAEAQAREAQIETALERVRSRSMAMHHTSELQQVIHTVHEELLGLGIGNNGGSFIALNQEIDQEIRCWGAGGTADTSDEVLIPAYDKPFYNNLLNRLKGEPGFFTEEFNNEQKKEFFKFLFEHEPWSQLSEKEKKEVLSAPGGYTRSCCVGKLVSIFIINHFGKRFSDEENEILKRFTKVFEQTYIRFLDLQKAEKQTREAQIETALEKVRSRSLAMHKSEELIEVVSVLFEKFKDLQIPFTAVGIATRIEGSRDLNAYVCGDNADGLVITNYRLPYFDNPIPIDFYNALEKQLDYFVGCYSKEEKDSFYEYVIEHTAEFRHLPKDILNMIFESPTYTISTVAVKNAVFNINDFEGKELAEQNIDIIKRFARVFDQAYTRFLDLQKAEEQAREAQIETALERVRSRTMAMQHSDELIETSELMFDQIKNLGIELWSCGFSLWFEDDSYFIGYNTGPDGKMGDPLKIPLNEDVFFKTIRQSKRRGDDFLVFESEGESLAQTYSYMDTLPVVGEFMRAIVDAGAELPRYQVTHCGFFSHGHLMFISLNHNPEAVDIFKRFTNVFKQTYTRFLDLQKAEKQAREAQIEAALERARAQSMMMQHSDEINSISNAFHEQLILLGIPSEFSYVWLPDEANQTHQFWASWFEEDDGEASLQSKQVTYPLDKSEPYTAACFEAWANPEEVLQEFIPPPDIAGFFDVWKELLSGAEKLKAQYFPDGIYYSEAYMRYGCFGINIRRKLSEEEKSILKRFSKEFERAYTRFLDLQKAEKQALLIREERDRLEIALNKLHATQDQLIQQEKLASLGQLTAGIAHEIKNPLNFVNNFSDVSIELIEEAREEVKEMLTADSQQLSSILDDIESNLRKIYEHGSRADGIVKSMLQHSRGGDGKMEPTGLNALVKEYANLAFHGMRAGNNPINVDVHLQLDENVCEIPLVAEDFSRVILNLCNNGFDAMREKVRVNGEKYNPKLTVRTRKMETGTVIQIEDNGTGIPESAKDKILQPFFTTKKGTQGTGLGLSITNDIVKAHGGNLDVHSQPGKTVFTIKLTT, encoded by the coding sequence GTGAAACTGACTCAACAACAGCTTGAAGAAGCTCGATCCGTGTATGACATCTTCTGGAACAGCTACCAGGGCGGAGATCTCGATGCATTTTCCGCAACACTGGATGACAAGTTCGAGATGATCGGTACCTCCGAAACGGAACGATGCCATACAAAAGCCGGAGGTATTGCATTCTTTAAGCAGCAAATGGAAGAGCTCATCGGCAACGTCGAAATGAGAAACCGGCAAGTCAGTACCGCTGAGATTGACGGATTGGTTCAGATCATTGAACTCTGTGACATTTACACCCTCGCGGAGAACAACTGGTCGTTCTACTCAAAATTCAGAAGTTCAACTCTTTTAAGGGAAACTCCAGAAGGGTGGAAAATAGCTAGTCAGCATGGTTCCTTTCCGGACATAAGAGTTCAGGAAGGCGAAACCCTGGCGATCGACAAAATTCACCGGGAGAATCTGGAGCTCCGGGATGCCGTGAAGCGTCGCACCGCAGAACTCGAAAATAAAACCCGCGAACTTGAGATTGAAGCAGCCATAGAACGGGTTCGGGTTGAATCCATGGCCATGCAACACCCCGATGACCTCAATAGAGTGAACCGGGAATTGCTAAACCAACTCAATAATCTGCAGGTGGAAGGTCTGACAGGGGTAAGTATTTGGCTGATCGATAAGGATGGCATGGTTACTGCCTGGGATCTTTCCAGTCCGGGTAATATGGGTGATCCGAACAGCGCCACTGTTCGGTACAATCCTAATAAATATGATCTTCTGGGAGAACCCTGGAGGATGATTCAGGAATCAGGCGACGACTATTTTGTTCTGGATTATCCTGTAGAAAAGCTTGAGAAAGCCATTGACGAATGGAAAAAAGTAGATCCTTCAGTTGCAGCTGGCTTCAGGGAAGCATTGGCCAATGGAAAGCTGACTCATCAGTGGAATCCGATAGCCAGACATCCTCATGGTATATTGAGTATCGATCTGATTAGTCCACCTTCGGCAGATACCCGGGAAATTGTAATTAAAATGGCCGGAGCCTTCAGCCTAGCTTACCGGCGTTTTCTTGATCTCCAAAAAGCCGAAGCACAGGCTCGGGAGGCACAAATCATCGCTTCTATGGAGAGGGTACGAGCTGCTGCAATGGCCATGCATAATTCCTCGGAATTAAGCAGCGTACTTTCCACCCTCTTCGAACAATTTGATATCCTGGGTATAAATCCCAGCCATGCCGTTTTAACCCTGATCAATAAAGAGAAAAACACATTAACCTTCAGAACCACCGGTAAAAATGGTTACCGGGTTTTTGCTGAACAGGAAGTTGATTTAAATGTAGTAGATGACTGGGTTGACACCGCCGAAAAGTGGAAAAAAAGCACGCCAAATGCGGTCAATGTCAACGAATATCCGCCTGAAATCCTGCCGGATGTGTGGGAAGTCTATGGGGACATCATTTCTACCATACCCAAAAACGCCGTACCGGAAATTAAAGATTTTCCTGAGGGCCTCTTCATTACGGAAGGCTACTGCAAGTTCGGGTACATCGGCTTTGCCCATCATCGGGAGCCAACAGATGAAAAAAAAGATATTGTGAGGCGAATAGCTGCTGAATTTGGCACTTTATATCAACGCTTTCTTGACCTCCAAAAAGCGGAAGCACAGACGCGTGAGGCTGAAATACAATTAGCCCTGGAACGTGTACGGGCAAGAACCATGGCCATGCAGAAATCAGATGAGCTGGGGGATGTAATCGCTCTCATATCTGAACTGATGGAGTCCCTTCAAATACCAGTACATGACGGTGTTGCTCTTATAACATTCAATGAAGATTCAAAAGATCTGAACGAGTGGATGGCCAATGAAGGGTTTGAAACGGCCACAAACTTTCACCTTCCCTATTTTGACCATCCCGTAATTTCAAACCTTTGGAAAGCCAGAGAGCAGGGCCAAAAAGAGCTTATCCAAAGATACTCAGCCGAAGAGAACCAATCTTTTCTGAATCATATTTTTCAGCATACCGATTTCCGACATACACCGGAACCGGTAAAAGAGTATTGTATTGCCGCTGAAACGTATGCCACTACTATAGCCTTTCAAAAAAATACGGCCATCTTCATAAATGATTATTCCGGAGTGTCTCTGACGGATGCGGAGATGTCTATCCTACATCGGTTTGCAAAAGAATTTGACCAGACCTACACACGCTTCCTCGACCTCCTAAAAGCCGAAGCACAGGCCCGCGAAGCTCAGATCGAGACAGCATTGGAAAGAGTACGTTCCCGATCCATGGGAATGCAGACCAGTGCAGAGCTCCAGAACGTCGTAAAGGTAATCTTCAATCAACTGGCACAATTTAATATCAATGCAGAGCATGCCGGTATCGTCGTGGATTATAAGCCCAAAAAAGACTGGAGTTTTTGGGTGGCTGAAACACAGGATCTCCCGGCTAAAGTTACCGTTCCCTATCTGGATTCCATTTGGGATCGGCAATTCACGAAAGCAAAAAAAACCGGGACAGGATTTTTCACCACGCAGCTTAATTTTGAAGAGAAAAACAGCTTCTATAAAACGATGCTGCCCCACATTGAAGGACTTACGGAAAAGGCGACTGAATTTTATTTTAACTGCCCCGGGCTGGCTATATCTACCGCTATTGAAAAAGATATCGGGCTTTATATTGAAAACTTCACGGGCACTCCATATAACGAAGAGGAAAATGCAATCCTCAAACGTTTTGCGAAGGTATTTCAGCAAACCTACACTCGTTTCCTCGATCTGCAACGTGCCGAAGCACAGGCCCGGGAAGCCCAGATCGAGACAGCATTGGAAAGAGTACGGTCACGGTCGATGGCTATGCACCACACTTCTGAGCTGCAACAGGTGATCCATACCGTACATGAAGAGCTGCTAGGTTTAGGCATTGGTAACAATGGCGGATCTTTTATAGCTCTAAATCAGGAAATTGACCAGGAAATTCGTTGCTGGGGAGCCGGTGGAACCGCTGATACTTCGGATGAGGTGCTTATTCCTGCCTATGACAAGCCCTTTTACAACAACCTTCTTAACCGACTTAAGGGTGAACCCGGCTTTTTCACTGAAGAGTTTAATAATGAGCAGAAGAAAGAGTTTTTTAAGTTTCTTTTTGAACATGAACCCTGGTCTCAGCTGAGTGAGAAAGAGAAAAAAGAAGTCCTGTCTGCACCGGGTGGCTATACCCGATCCTGTTGTGTTGGCAAACTTGTCAGCATTTTCATCATCAATCACTTCGGTAAAAGATTTTCCGATGAAGAAAATGAGATCTTAAAACGTTTTACCAAGGTCTTTGAGCAAACCTATATCCGTTTCCTGGACCTGCAAAAAGCCGAAAAACAAACCAGAGAAGCTCAAATTGAAACCGCTTTGGAAAAAGTACGCTCCCGTTCCTTAGCCATGCATAAGAGTGAGGAGCTGATTGAAGTAGTCTCAGTTCTTTTCGAAAAATTTAAAGACCTGCAGATTCCTTTCACAGCAGTGGGTATTGCGACCAGAATTGAGGGCTCTAGAGATCTGAATGCATACGTTTGTGGAGACAATGCAGATGGTCTGGTCATCACCAATTATCGTCTGCCCTACTTTGATAATCCAATACCTATAGATTTTTACAACGCCCTCGAAAAGCAACTGGATTACTTTGTAGGATGCTATTCAAAAGAAGAAAAAGATTCTTTCTATGAATATGTGATTGAACACACTGCTGAATTCAGGCATTTACCTAAGGATATTTTAAACATGATATTCGAAAGCCCGACCTATACCATTTCAACGGTTGCAGTGAAGAATGCCGTTTTTAATATCAATGATTTTGAAGGGAAAGAATTAGCCGAGCAAAACATTGATATCATCAAGCGTTTTGCGAGGGTTTTTGATCAGGCCTATACCCGTTTTCTTGATCTTCAAAAAGCTGAAGAACAGGCCCGCGAAGCTCAGATCGAAACAGCTTTGGAAAGAGTGAGAAGCCGCACGATGGCTATGCAGCACAGTGATGAGCTCATAGAGACTTCTGAACTGATGTTTGATCAAATTAAAAATCTGGGTATCGAATTATGGTCGTGCGGGTTTAGCCTTTGGTTTGAAGATGACAGTTATTTCATAGGCTACAATACAGGGCCGGACGGAAAAATGGGGGATCCGCTAAAAATACCGCTCAACGAAGATGTCTTCTTCAAGACCATCCGGCAATCAAAACGACGGGGTGACGATTTCCTGGTATTCGAATCTGAAGGGGAATCACTGGCACAAACCTATAGCTATATGGATACACTCCCTGTGGTGGGAGAATTTATGAGAGCTATAGTTGATGCGGGCGCTGAATTGCCCCGGTATCAGGTCACACATTGTGGTTTTTTCTCGCATGGCCATCTGATGTTCATCTCACTGAACCACAATCCGGAAGCCGTCGACATTTTCAAGCGCTTTACCAACGTATTTAAACAAACCTATACCCGATTTCTTGATCTGCAGAAAGCTGAGAAACAAGCTCGGGAAGCACAAATAGAGGCTGCACTGGAGCGCGCCAGGGCTCAAAGTATGATGATGCAGCATTCGGATGAAATAAACTCTATTTCAAATGCATTTCATGAGCAACTTATCCTCCTTGGCATCCCATCTGAATTTTCCTACGTATGGCTTCCGGATGAAGCCAATCAAACCCATCAGTTTTGGGCCAGTTGGTTTGAAGAAGATGACGGTGAAGCTTCGTTGCAAAGTAAACAAGTCACCTATCCGCTCGATAAATCAGAACCCTATACAGCAGCCTGCTTTGAAGCCTGGGCAAACCCTGAAGAGGTCCTGCAAGAATTTATACCTCCGCCGGATATCGCCGGATTTTTTGACGTCTGGAAGGAGCTTTTGTCGGGAGCCGAAAAACTGAAAGCTCAATATTTTCCTGATGGTATCTACTATTCAGAAGCGTACATGCGCTATGGCTGTTTTGGGATAAATATCCGTCGCAAACTTTCGGAAGAAGAAAAAAGCATTTTAAAACGGTTTTCTAAAGAATTTGAACGTGCTTACACCCGATTTCTTGATCTGCAGAAGGCAGAAAAGCAGGCACTTCTGATTCGCGAAGAGCGCGACCGTCTTGAAATAGCTTTGAATAAACTTCATGCTACGCAGGATCAGTTGATACAGCAGGAAAAACTGGCTTCCCTGGGCCAGCTCACTGCCGGTATCGCCCATGAAATCAAAAATCCGCTCAACTTCGTGAATAACTTTTCGGATGTGAGTATTGAGTTGATTGAGGAAGCAAGAGAGGAAGTGAAAGAAATGCTGACAGCTGACAGTCAACAGCTGTCATCTATTTTGGACGACATCGAATCCAACCTTCGCAAAATCTACGAACACGGTTCACGGGCCGATGGTATTGTTAAATCGATGCTTCAGCACTCCAGAGGAGGCGACGGCAAAATGGAGCCCACCGGACTGAACGCTCTCGTTAAAGAATACGCCAATTTGGCTTTTCATGGGATGCGTGCAGGAAATAATCCGATAAATGTAGATGTTCACCTGCAGCTGGATGAGAATGTGTGTGAGATCCCTCTAGTGGCTGAGGATTTTTCGCGAGTCATTTTGAATTTGTGCAATAATGGGTTTGATGCAATGAGGGAAAAGGTGAGAGTAAACGGGGAAAAGTACAACCCAAAACTTACAGTGCGAACCAGGAAAATGGAAACCGGCACTGTAATCCAGATCGAAGATAACGGCACCGGTATTCCGGAAAGTGCAAAAGACAAAATTCTTCAACCGTTTTTTACCACAAAGAAAGGGACTCAAGGTACCGGACTAGGACTTAGTATTACCAACGATATTGTGAAGGCACACGGTGGAAACCTGGACGTTCATTCTCAACCGGGAAAAACGGTTTTTACTATTAAACTCACAACTTAA